A window of the Saccharomyces eubayanus strain FM1318 chromosome II, whole genome shotgun sequence genome harbors these coding sequences:
- the MSH6 gene encoding mismatch repair ATPase MSH6, whose product MAPATPKASKTAQFKNGSTSSQKKMKQSSLLSFFSKQASSATPTKGAPQAIPSSSQNPATSKTTEKSEDKKSKQLFVDIDDNNDMTMAEETPSSTSHSQEFQSDTLLNTNTTEVKNAIADDDSSSSSQTRRNHKRTINYAESDEEDSSTLSTNKRKRSKVIDSESDEDEYVPDKNDVEAEDDEDNDIIEAKEDIKDELADNDGGDDDDDDLLSLVESSSKRKSSNTSHSSSPFARNTSHSISKNASRPNQGQRKSYTPPHTQKSMVSKSSKFNKQNEERYQWLVDERDAQRRSKSDPEYDPRTLYIPSSAWNKFTPFEKQYWEIKSKMWDCIVFFKKGKFFELYEKDALLANALFDLKIAGGGRANMQLAGIPEMSFEYWAAQFIQMGYKVAKVDQRESMLAKEMREGSKGIVKRELQCILTSGTLTDGDMLHSDLATYCLAIREESGNYYNPTELDTSTTAKKLNTKIFGVAFIDTATGELQMLEFEDDSECTKLDTLMSQVRPMEVVMERNNLSTLANKIVKFNSAPNAIFNDVKAGEEFYDFDKTYSEIISSGYFSTEEDWPEILKTYHDMGKKVGFSAFGGLLYYLKWLKLDENLISMKNIKEYNFVKSQNSMVLDGITLQNLEIFSNSFDGSDKGTLFKLFNRAITPMGKRMMKKWLMHPLLHKNDIEKRLDSVDSLLQDITLREELEMTFSKLPDLERMLARIHSRTIKVKDFEKVITAFETIVQLQNSLQNNNLKGDVSDYISSFPKGLVEGVENWTNAFERQRAINENIIVPQRGFDVEFDKSLDKIQELKDELMEILMRYRKQFKCSNIQYKDSGKEIYTVEIPVSATKSVPSNWVQMAANKTYKRYYSDEVRTLARSMAEAKELHKTLEEDIKNRLCQKFDVHYNSIWMPTIQAISNIDCLLSITRTSESLGAPSCRPIIVDEFDPKTNAKMNGYLNFKSLRHPCFNLGATTARDFIPNDVELGKDQPQLGLLTGANAAGKSTVLRMTCIAVIMAQMGCYVPCESAVLTPMDRIMTRLGANDNIMQGKSTFFVELAETKKILDMATNRSLLVVDELGRGGSSSDGFAIAESVLHHVATHIQSLGFFATHYGTLALSFKHHPQVRPLKMSILVDEGTRNVTFLYKMVEGQSEGSFGMHVASMCGISKSIIDNAQIAADNLEHTSRLVKERDLAVNNLKGEVLSLSGGLQSDFVRIVYGDGLKNSKLGSGEGVLNYDWNIKKNVLKNLFSMIDGLDS is encoded by the coding sequence ATGGCCCCAGCTACCCCTAAAGCTTCTAAGACTGCCCAGTTTAAGAATGGCTCCACGTCgtcccaaaaaaaaatgaaacagtCAAGTTTACTGTCATTTTTCTCCAAACAAGCATCTTCTGCGACGCCCACCAAAGGAGCACCTCAAGCTATTCCATCGAGTTCACAAAACCCAGCTACTAGTAAGACAACGGAGAAGtcagaagataaaaagTCCAAACAGCTTTTTGTAGATATAGATGACAACAATGATATGACAATGGCTGAAGAAACGCCGTCAAGTACCAGTCATTCTCAAGAGTTCCAGTCAGATACCTTACTAAACACTAATACAACTGAAGTTAAGAACGCCATTGCAGATGATGATTCGTCATCCTCTTCACAAACTCGAAGAAACCATAAAAGAACGATCAATTATGCTGaaagtgatgaagaagactcTAGCACTTTGTCTACCAACAAACGAAAGAGGAGTAAAGTGATTGACAGCGAAagtgatgaagacgaaTATGTACCCGATAAAAATGATGTGGAAgctgaagatgatgaagataacgATATTATAGAAGCCAAAGAAGACATCAAAGACGAATTGGCAGATAATGATGGTggagatgatgacgatgatgatctGTTGTCCTTAGTGGAGTCgtcttcaaagagaaagtCATCAAATACTTCCCattcttcatcaccttTTGCAAGAAACACATCACATAGCATTTCAAAGAATGCGAGTAGACCAAATCAAggccaaagaaaatcttaCACTCCTCCTCACACCCAAAAATCAATGGTTTCTAAATCCAGCAAAttcaataaacaaaatgaagAGAGATATCAATGGCTAGTTGATGAACGTGACGCCCAGCGCCGTTCCAAAAGTGATCCGGAGTATGATCCAAGAACACTGTATATCCCATCCTCTGCATGGAACAAATTTACACCGTTCGAAAAACAATACTGGGAAATTAAATCCAAAATGTGGGATTgcattgttttctttaaaaaggGTAAGTTCTTTGAACTTTATGAGAAAGATGCCTTATTGGCTAATGCCTTAtttgatttgaagattGCAGGTGGCGGACGTGCTAATATGCAATTGGCCGGTATCCCAGAAATGTCGTTCGAATACTGGGCAGCTCAGTTCATTCAGATGGGGTATAAAGTTGCCAAGGTGGACCAAAGAGAATCAATGCTTGCTAAAGAAATGAGAGAAGGTTCGAAGGGTATCGTTAAAAGAGAACTACAATGTATACTAACCTCAGGTACTTTAACTGATGGCGATATGTTACATTCGGACTTAGCAACCTATTGTCTCGCTATAAGAGAAGAGTCCGGTAATTACTATAACCCAACCGAATTAGATACGTCGACCACGGCTAAAAAGTTGAACACGAAAATATTCGGTGTGGCCTTTATTGATACTGCCACTGGTGAACTTCAAATGTTGGagtttgaagatgatagTGAGTGCACGAAACTAGACACGTTGATGTCTCAAGTGAGACCTATGGAAGTTGTTATGGAGAGGAATAATTTGAGCACACTGGCTAACAAAATCGTCAAGTTTAATTCTGCCCCCAATGCAATTTTCAATGACGTAAAAGCCGGTGAAGAATTCTATGACTTTGATAAAACTTATTCTGAAATAATATCATCTGGATACTTTTctacagaagaagattggccagaaattttaaagaCGTACCATGATATGGGGAAGAAAGTTGGTTTTAGTGCATTTGGTGGATTGTTGTACTATTTGAAATGGCTAAAGTTAGATGAAAATCTAATTTCgatgaaaaatatcaaagagTACAATTTTGTTAAATCGCAAAACTCCATGGTTTTGGATGGTATCACTTTACAAAACTTAGagattttttccaattcgTTTGATGGTTCCGATAAGGGAACACTGTTCAAACTATTTAACAGGGCCATTACTCCAATGGGTAAGagaatgatgaaaaaatggttAATGCATCCACTATTGCATAAGAacgatattgaaaagagacTCGACAGCGTTGACTCTTTATTACAAGATATCACTCTAAGAGAAGAACTTGAAATGACGTTTTCTAAGCTGCCTGATCTAGAGAGAATGCTGGCCCGTATCCACAGCCGAACAATTAAAGTGAAAGATTTCGAAAAAGTCATTACAGCATTTGAAACGATTGTTCAATTGCAAAACTCTctacaaaataataatttaaAGGGAGATGTTTCGGATTACATATCATCTTTCCCCAAGGGGCTTGTGGAAGGTGTTGAAAACTGGACAAACGCGTTTGAAAGACAAAGAGCAATCAACGAAAATATTATTGTCCCACAGAGGGGATTTGATGTGGAATTCGATAAATCACTGGATAAAATACAGGAGTTGAAAGACGAATTGATGGAAATATTAATGAGGTACAGAAAGCAGTTCAAATGTTCGAACATACAATATAAAGATTCTGGTAAGGAAATTTACACTGTCGAAATTCCAGTTTCTGCAACCAAAAGCGTCCCATCAAATTGGGTTCAAATGGCAGCAAACAAAACCTATAAAAGATATTACTCTGATGAAGTAAGAACTTTAGCGAGATCGATGGCAGAGGCCAAGGAATTACACAAGACTCTAGAAGAAGATATAAAGAATAGGCTATGTCAAAAATTCGACGTACACTATAATTCGATTTGGATGCCCACTATACAAGCTATCTCTAATATAGACTGTCTGTTGTCTATAACAAGAACATCCGAATCTTTAGGCGCTCCCTCTTGTAGGCCGATTATTGTGGATGAATTCGAtccaaaaacaaatgcCAAAATGAACGGTTACTTGAATTTCAAGTCATTGAGGCATCCATGTTTTAATCTCGGTGCTACCACCGCAAGAGACTTTATCCCTAATGACGTTGAGTTAGGTAAGGATCAACCTCAATTGGGATTGTTGACAGGTGCCAATGCGGCAGGTAAATCAACAGTATTAAGAATGACATGTATCGCCGTAATTATGGCACAAATGGGCTGCTACGTACCCTGTGAATCTGCTGTTTTGACGCCAATGGATAGAATCATGACGCGTTTAGGGGCCAATGATAATATAATGCAAGGTAAATCCACATTTTTCGTGGAGTTGGctgaaacgaaaaaaatactagATATGGCAACAAACAGATCGTTGTTGGTTGTTGACGAGCTGGGGAGAGGCGGTTCATCAAGCGATGGGTTTGCCATTGCAGAAAGTGTGCTACACCACGTGGCGACACATATTCAAAGTTTAGGATTTTTCGCCACACATTACGGTACACTGGCACTAAGTTTTAAACACCATCCCCAAGTAAGGCCATTGAAAATGAGCATTCTGGTGGATGAAGGAACCAGGAACGTGACTTTTCTGTACAAGATGGTCGAAGGCCAAAGTGAAGGTTCATTCGGTATGCATGTGGCGTCAATGTGTGGGATTTCAAAGAGTATTATCGACAATGCGCAGATTGCAGCAGACAATTTGGAGCATACATCTAGATTAGTCAAAGAACGTGATTTGGCAGTCAACAATTTAAAAGGAGAAGTTCTCTCTTTATCTGGTGGCTTACAGAGCGATTTCGTTCGGATTGTGTACGGAGATgggttgaaaaattcaaaattggGTTCCGGAGAAGGCGTTTTGAATTATGATTGgaacattaaaaaaaatgtcttgaaaaatctcTTCAGTATGATCGATGGTTTGGATTCTTAG
- the GRX3 gene encoding monothiol glutaredoxin GRX3 yields the protein MPVIEIDDQDQFTHLTTTVAGDKLIVLYFHTSWAEPCKALKQVFEAISNEPSNTGVSFLSIDADENSEISELFEISAVPYFILIHKGTILKELSGADPKEFVSLLENCKLSINPKLAQTGTITEDANVNEENQNEDDEDDDEEEEEEETEDQINARLTKLVNAAPVMLFMKGSPSEPKCGFSRQLVGILREHEVRFGFFDILRDDAVRQNLKKFSEWPTFPQLYMNGEFQGGLDIIKESLEEDPDFLQHTLQT from the coding sequence atgcCAGTTATTGAAATCGACGATCAAGACCAATTTACCCACCTAACAACCACTGTAGCAGGTGACAAGTTAATAGTTCTTTATTTCCATACTAGCTGGGCAGAACCATGCAAGGCATTGAAACAAGTGTTTGAAGCCATCAGTAATGAACCCTCCAACACTGGCGTCTCCTTTTTATCTATTGATGCCGATGAAAACTCAGAAATTTCAGAGCTCTTCGAAATCTCAGCTGTTCCATATTTTATCTTAATCCATAAGGGAaccattttgaaagagttgtCCGGTGCAGACCCAAAGGAGTTTGTGTCTTTATTGGAAAACTGCAAGTTGTCAATAAATCCAAAATTGGCACAAACTGGTACGATTACTGAAGACGCAAACGTGAACGAAGAAAACCagaatgaagatgatgaagacgacgacgaagaggaggaggaggaggaaaCTGAGGATCAAATAAACGCAAGATTGACTAAGTTGGTTAATGCTGCTCCAGTAATGCTATTCATGAAGGGAAGCCCCTCAGAACCAAAATGTGGGTTTTCAAGACAGCTCGTGGGCATTTTAAGAGAACATGAAGTAAGATTCGGTTTCTTCGATATATTAAGAGATGATGCTGTTAGacaaaatttgaagaagttttctGAATGGCCTACTTTCCCTCAGCTGTACATGAACGGGGAGTTCCAGGGTGGTCTAGATATCATCAAGGAGTCCTTAGAAGAAGACCCTGACTTCTTGCAGCATACTCTTCAAACTTAA